Proteins from a single region of Phycisphaeraceae bacterium D3-23:
- a CDS encoding SIMPL domain-containing protein: MPGWTRSCAAFCVLLLIGASASAQGRQWTEDTLATISVSGAAELEASPDFIEWHITIEDTHIDPMAAKARNDERYDAILEVADDVDIDADDIIVGPVSVERVYERGPRGERGAFRHYELRRSVVLLLRDFDDFDELLTKLATARVDFHMDYNATQVRAMKREARVDAVRIARAKAEEMAEALGVVVGRPLEIVESSTRTAGYDLNNALSNTNAGARFGNGGDEVGFRRGAISVISRVEIVFELVQPE; this comes from the coding sequence ATGCCAGGATGGACCCGCAGCTGTGCAGCGTTTTGTGTCTTGCTGTTGATTGGCGCCTCCGCCTCCGCGCAAGGCCGGCAGTGGACGGAGGACACGCTGGCGACGATTTCCGTTTCCGGCGCAGCCGAGTTGGAGGCCTCTCCGGACTTTATTGAGTGGCACATCACGATCGAGGATACGCACATCGACCCGATGGCTGCGAAGGCGCGGAACGACGAGCGGTACGACGCGATCCTGGAGGTCGCGGACGATGTTGATATCGATGCGGACGACATTATCGTCGGGCCCGTCTCGGTCGAGCGGGTCTACGAGCGCGGCCCCCGGGGCGAGCGCGGGGCGTTTCGGCACTACGAACTTCGGCGGTCGGTGGTGCTCCTGCTGCGTGACTTTGACGACTTCGACGAGTTGCTCACAAAGCTGGCGACGGCGCGGGTGGACTTTCATATGGACTACAACGCGACGCAGGTGCGGGCGATGAAACGCGAAGCGCGGGTCGACGCGGTGCGTATCGCACGGGCCAAGGCCGAAGAGATGGCGGAGGCGTTGGGCGTGGTGGTGGGGCGGCCCCTGGAGATCGTCGAGTCGAGCACGCGGACGGCGGGCTACGACCTGAACAACGCGCTGAGCAACACGAACGCGGGCGCGCGGTTTGGGAACGGCGGGGATGAGGTCGGTTTCCGCCGGGGCGCGATCAGTGTGATCTCGCGGGTGGAGATCGTGTTTGAGCTGGTTCAGCCGGAGTAG
- a CDS encoding methyltransferase domain-containing protein yields the protein MTQALSPPNTPRPDAAVLDRERAFFDKHYADEADAGIAPLTDFDKLRYTDPPADTIFPREYYYHLLAPLKGKRVLEIAAGNGIDAAILTHNGAQLAAYDLSHNSIDMVNQRCRVNNTADRLRTQVTGDFQYAFPGETFDHIVGYAALHHLPDLASLSQQVYDRLNPGGCAVFAEPVLNSKLLGLARRCVPLGIDDMTDDERPMTDRDLADFASPFDRVQRRYFQVTSRVWRLWPNRWGLAVALHKLDHGLMKLPGMSRLATVCVTAMHRDR from the coding sequence ATGACCCAGGCCCTGAGCCCGCCCAACACGCCCCGCCCCGACGCCGCTGTGCTCGATCGCGAACGGGCCTTCTTCGACAAGCACTACGCCGACGAGGCCGACGCCGGGATCGCGCCGCTCACCGACTTCGACAAGCTCCGCTACACCGACCCGCCCGCCGACACCATCTTCCCGCGCGAATACTACTACCACCTGCTCGCGCCGCTCAAGGGCAAACGCGTCCTCGAGATCGCCGCAGGCAACGGCATCGACGCCGCCATCCTCACGCACAACGGCGCACAACTCGCCGCCTACGACCTCTCGCACAACTCGATCGATATGGTCAACCAGCGCTGCCGCGTCAACAACACAGCCGACCGATTGCGCACCCAGGTCACGGGCGACTTCCAATATGCCTTCCCCGGCGAGACCTTCGACCACATCGTCGGCTACGCCGCCCTCCACCACCTGCCCGACCTCGCCTCGCTCTCGCAGCAGGTGTACGACCGCCTCAACCCCGGCGGCTGTGCCGTCTTCGCCGAGCCGGTCCTCAACTCTAAGCTTCTGGGCCTCGCCCGACGCTGCGTTCCGCTGGGCATCGACGACATGACGGATGACGAACGCCCCATGACCGACCGCGACCTCGCCGACTTCGCCAGCCCCTTCGACCGCGTCCAGAGGCGATACTTCCAAGTCACCAGCCGCGTCTGGCGCCTATGGCCCAACCGGTGGGGGCTCGCCGTCGCGTTGCATAAACTAGACCACGGCCTCATGAAGCTCCCCGGCATGTCCCGTCTCGCAACGGTCTGCGTCACCGCCATGCATCGCGACCGCTGA
- a CDS encoding heme-binding protein has protein sequence MRHFTPLALAATLLVNATASAEDEPAPDLAQDTAEAGQAPDFEIIMESPQPEGWPEPGPAFEIAVKHYPAYRAAVKEGGNGFWPLFRHISDRDIPMTAPVEMEMEVDKGRYRMTSMAFLYQSLDVGETGEVENGVEVIDYPALSVVSFGSNGNYNQDTIDEILDEIDAYLDTVSEDWQPTGQMRVMGYNSPMIRADRRYYEVQVVIEAVEDRDEAEPAETPADAADQG, from the coding sequence ATGCGTCACTTCACACCCCTCGCCCTCGCCGCCACCCTGCTCGTCAATGCTACCGCCTCGGCGGAGGATGAGCCCGCCCCCGATCTGGCGCAAGACACCGCCGAAGCTGGCCAAGCCCCCGACTTCGAAATCATCATGGAGTCCCCGCAGCCCGAGGGCTGGCCCGAGCCTGGGCCCGCATTCGAGATCGCCGTCAAGCACTACCCCGCCTACCGCGCGGCCGTGAAAGAAGGCGGCAACGGGTTCTGGCCGCTGTTCCGACACATCTCCGACCGAGACATCCCCATGACCGCACCCGTCGAGATGGAAATGGAAGTTGACAAAGGCCGATACCGCATGACCAGCATGGCCTTCCTCTACCAGTCCCTCGATGTGGGGGAAACCGGCGAAGTCGAAAACGGCGTCGAGGTCATTGATTACCCCGCACTCAGCGTCGTCAGCTTCGGCAGCAACGGCAACTACAACCAAGACACGATCGACGAGATCCTCGACGAGATCGATGCCTACCTCGACACTGTCAGCGAGGACTGGCAGCCCACCGGCCAGATGCGCGTCATGGGCTACAACAGCCCGATGATCCGGGCCGACCGCCGCTACTATGAAGTCCAAGTGGTGATCGAGGCGGTGGAAGATCGCGATGAGGCAGAGCCCGCCGAAACACCCGCCGATGCAGCAGATCAGGGCTAA
- a CDS encoding tyrosine-type recombinase/integrase yields MAKTQTKPPRKNAAPGKPHPSFELTPHPSGRWRKIHKGVAYYFGSIDDHVAAHKKFLHDWPFIVAGKVPPPMQGDNAKPEDYTSLRDAINIFLDDIEERHEQGEVKHRYRRDLEHTARLILKAVDPARDFETIVAADFKAMRAEFAKGRSLQTLKNHIVRSRSIFKWLVDDGVRNAPLQYGRQFSVPRARAVRIERRRKGDRAFTRDEIHALLDAKPNVHLRAQIMLALNCGYGPEDCADLHLDDVDHGMLEVARTKTGFCRRAVLWSETLKALDDSLAKRPTPTADDAKEAFFITTKGRRVQHGKTYAIVQAFKRLKDRAGVGEDGQGLYACRHSYRTCTDELVDRGAVDLTMGWAPDKDMRNTYVSPMSVKRARLKAVADHVHDWLFEKEDAGDD; encoded by the coding sequence ATGGCAAAGACCCAGACCAAGCCGCCCCGTAAGAACGCCGCCCCCGGCAAGCCGCACCCATCCTTCGAGTTGACCCCGCACCCATCGGGCAGGTGGCGGAAGATTCACAAGGGTGTGGCCTACTACTTCGGCAGCATCGACGACCACGTTGCCGCCCACAAGAAGTTCCTCCACGACTGGCCATTCATCGTCGCCGGCAAGGTGCCGCCCCCCATGCAGGGCGACAACGCGAAGCCCGAGGACTACACATCCCTCCGCGACGCGATCAATATCTTCCTCGACGACATCGAAGAACGACACGAGCAGGGCGAGGTCAAGCACCGCTACCGCCGCGACCTGGAACACACCGCCCGGCTGATTCTCAAAGCCGTGGACCCCGCGCGCGACTTCGAGACGATCGTGGCCGCCGACTTCAAAGCCATGCGGGCCGAGTTTGCCAAGGGGCGGTCGCTACAGACCCTGAAGAACCACATCGTCCGATCGCGGTCCATCTTCAAGTGGCTGGTCGATGATGGCGTCCGCAACGCCCCGCTTCAATACGGCCGACAGTTCAGCGTGCCACGCGCTCGCGCGGTTCGCATCGAGCGACGCCGCAAGGGCGACCGGGCATTCACCCGCGACGAGATACACGCCCTCCTCGACGCAAAGCCCAACGTGCATCTTCGGGCACAGATCATGCTCGCCCTCAATTGCGGGTACGGCCCCGAGGACTGCGCCGACCTGCACCTTGACGACGTTGACCACGGGATGCTCGAAGTCGCGCGGACCAAGACGGGGTTCTGTCGGCGGGCCGTGTTGTGGAGCGAAACGCTCAAGGCCCTCGACGACTCGCTGGCGAAGCGGCCGACCCCCACCGCCGACGACGCCAAGGAAGCATTCTTCATCACGACCAAGGGACGCCGCGTGCAGCACGGCAAGACCTACGCCATCGTGCAGGCGTTCAAGCGGCTCAAGGACCGTGCAGGCGTTGGAGAGGACGGGCAGGGGCTCTATGCGTGCAGGCACAGCTACCGCACCTGTACGGACGAGCTGGTCGACCGTGGAGCTGTTGACCTAACGATGGGATGGGCACCGGACAAGGACATGAGGAACACATACGTCTCGCCCATGAGCGTGAAGCGTGCCCGGCTCAAGGCCGTGGCCGACCACGTACACGACTGGCTGTTCGAGAAGGAGGACGCCGGCGACGACTAG
- a CDS encoding AAA family ATPase — protein sequence MSYDLSDFLAVVFEPDDLIELRAFPASGDGKATHQSWRTVEELASMNGELERINARDSVYFGANPRPKRGDSTNDTIRDCRCLFADFDGGTTWEEAEHRIDNAGLPAPSAVVRTGGGVHCWWRLTDATDPATFKATVQGLIATLGSDKAPNAPAQVMRLPGTINRKPERNNARCEIVYCNDDRHDLGEIAALLKMPEPDAEPAEPLAEGERRPLPGWIAGHIVNGAGEGERNGTAFKVAAALRGNGWTRDDAKRLVVQYAAACRPALPEAEALATLASAWSQDRKPTRNNDDPFAAMPAHEAAGMIGAGFGPMGPASERQPRPFTIGKLIEAHPKLSTPVIDGILRAGETGNIIAASKVGKSWLMYDLLVSLATGRRWLDTFECVAGRVLLIDNELHPQTIANRLPKVAAAMGVPMEDLAESIDVLPLRGKGITLDHLAAFINKIEPGTYAAIVLDAWYRFIPKGLSENSNADIMGLYNLLDQYAASTGAAIVAVHHASKGAQGDKAVTDVGAGAGAQSRAADAHIVLRPHEEDGCVVLEAAVRSYAPIEPVGLRWEFPRWHRADLDTGALKDRKTKLEHRREQSDAEGTEKIVAALRTGPLTPRKIRDATGLSKSRADRLLSRMNAGQVVVFEELKVRGQATREYRLAD from the coding sequence ATGAGCTACGACCTGTCCGACTTCCTCGCTGTTGTGTTCGAGCCCGACGACCTGATCGAGCTTCGCGCGTTCCCCGCATCCGGCGACGGCAAGGCAACCCATCAGTCATGGCGAACCGTCGAAGAGCTGGCGTCGATGAACGGCGAGCTTGAACGCATCAACGCACGCGATAGCGTCTACTTCGGAGCGAACCCGAGGCCCAAGCGGGGCGACTCGACAAACGACACGATCCGAGATTGTCGCTGCCTGTTCGCTGACTTCGACGGCGGGACCACATGGGAAGAGGCCGAGCATCGCATCGACAACGCCGGGCTACCCGCACCGTCGGCCGTGGTCCGCACCGGGGGCGGGGTTCACTGCTGGTGGCGTCTCACCGACGCGACCGACCCCGCGACATTCAAGGCGACCGTGCAGGGGCTGATCGCCACACTCGGTTCGGACAAGGCACCGAACGCGCCCGCCCAAGTGATGCGTCTGCCTGGCACGATCAACCGTAAGCCCGAGCGCAACAACGCCCGCTGCGAGATCGTCTATTGCAACGACGATCGGCACGACCTGGGCGAGATCGCGGCGCTGCTGAAGATGCCCGAGCCCGACGCCGAGCCCGCCGAACCGCTGGCCGAGGGTGAGCGGCGACCGCTGCCCGGATGGATCGCGGGGCACATCGTCAACGGCGCGGGCGAAGGTGAACGCAACGGCACCGCGTTCAAGGTCGCGGCCGCGCTCAGGGGCAACGGCTGGACCCGCGACGACGCCAAGCGGCTAGTCGTCCAGTACGCCGCCGCGTGTCGGCCTGCACTGCCCGAGGCCGAGGCGCTGGCCACCCTGGCGTCGGCGTGGTCTCAGGACCGCAAGCCGACCCGCAACAACGACGACCCGTTCGCGGCGATGCCTGCACATGAAGCGGCGGGGATGATCGGGGCGGGGTTCGGGCCCATGGGCCCGGCGTCCGAGCGCCAGCCGCGCCCATTCACCATCGGCAAGCTGATCGAGGCCCACCCCAAGCTATCCACCCCCGTCATCGACGGCATACTCCGCGCGGGCGAGACCGGCAACATCATCGCCGCATCAAAGGTCGGCAAGTCCTGGCTCATGTACGACCTGCTGGTGAGTCTCGCCACCGGGCGGCGCTGGCTCGATACGTTCGAGTGTGTCGCGGGTCGCGTCCTGCTGATCGACAACGAGCTGCACCCCCAGACCATCGCCAACCGTCTGCCCAAGGTCGCGGCCGCGATGGGCGTCCCGATGGAGGACTTGGCCGAATCGATCGACGTGCTACCGCTGCGAGGCAAGGGCATCACGCTTGACCACCTGGCCGCGTTCATCAACAAGATCGAGCCGGGCACCTATGCCGCGATCGTGCTGGATGCGTGGTATCGATTCATTCCCAAGGGGCTTAGCGAAAACAGTAACGCCGACATCATGGGGCTCTACAACTTGCTGGACCAGTACGCCGCGTCCACCGGGGCCGCGATCGTTGCCGTGCATCACGCCAGCAAGGGAGCTCAGGGCGACAAGGCCGTCACCGATGTCGGGGCCGGGGCCGGGGCACAGAGCCGAGCAGCGGACGCACACATCGTTCTACGTCCACACGAGGAGGACGGCTGTGTCGTGTTGGAAGCGGCGGTGCGGTCGTACGCACCGATCGAGCCGGTGGGGCTCCGCTGGGAGTTCCCGCGATGGCACCGGGCCGACCTGGACACCGGGGCGCTGAAGGACCGCAAGACGAAGCTGGAGCATCGACGCGAGCAGAGCGACGCCGAGGGCACCGAGAAGATCGTCGCGGCACTGCGGACCGGGCCGCTGACCCCCCGCAAGATTCGGGACGCCACCGGGCTATCAAAGAGCCGGGCCGACCGCCTGCTGTCGCGGATGAATGCCGGGCAGGTTGTGGTGTTCGAGGAGCTAAAGGTGCGAGGCCAAGCCACCCGGGAGTACCGCCTTGCTGACTAA
- a CDS encoding tyrosine-type recombinase/integrase, producing the protein MKGINAEGERRDFHSLRHTCGAWLAASGAHFNVAKSVMRHSSITLTMDTYGHLFPGEQAGATAAFDRLMPTTGTQLEATGTTGQTHPKNGSSIGSNRDAIRCESMRADASANAPEASHADDETPLKKSKKCEEVRLDAGENEKATDRNRTGNLRFTKPSGNTKTTVYKVFSYFRYPP; encoded by the coding sequence GTGAAGGGCATCAACGCCGAGGGTGAACGCCGCGACTTTCACTCCCTCCGTCACACCTGCGGGGCTTGGCTAGCCGCCAGTGGGGCACACTTCAACGTCGCCAAGTCGGTGATGCGGCACAGCTCCATCACGCTGACGATGGACACCTACGGCCACCTGTTCCCGGGTGAGCAGGCCGGTGCCACCGCCGCCTTCGATAGGCTGATGCCGACTACGGGTACGCAGCTTGAAGCCACCGGCACAACGGGTCAAACCCACCCAAAAAATGGTAGCAGTATTGGTAGCAACCGCGACGCGATTCGGTGCGAAAGCATGCGAGCCGATGCGTCGGCCAACGCGCCGGAGGCGAGTCATGCCGATGACGAAACACCCTTGAAAAAATCGAAAAAATGCGAAGAGGTGCGGCTTGATGCGGGGGAAAACGAGAAAGCCACCGACCGGAATCGAACCGGTAACCTGCGGTTTACAAAACCATCGGGCAACACGAAAACCACTGTATATAAGGTGTTTTCGTATTTTCGTTACCCGCCGTAA
- a CDS encoding IS630 transposase-related protein, whose product MMLFSGMEALAMTYSMDLRERVVSAVEGGEAIASVARRFSVSRPTVRDWRDRSRGGALMPGKPGPTSPTKLTAADDAVMREAVAGRPGITANELRPLLSVPVVESTVCRRLKKLGLSLKKSR is encoded by the coding sequence ATGATGTTGTTTTCTGGCATGGAGGCCTTGGCGATGACGTATTCGATGGATCTGCGTGAACGTGTGGTGTCGGCGGTCGAAGGGGGTGAGGCGATCGCGTCGGTGGCGCGGCGGTTTAGCGTGTCGCGGCCGACGGTGCGGGACTGGCGGGACCGGTCGCGTGGGGGTGCGTTGATGCCGGGCAAGCCCGGGCCCACCTCGCCGACGAAGCTGACGGCGGCGGACGACGCGGTGATGCGAGAGGCGGTCGCGGGCCGGCCGGGGATCACGGCCAACGAGCTGCGTCCGCTGTTGAGCGTGCCGGTGGTCGAGTCGACGGTGTGTCGTCGGCTCAAGAAGCTGGGGCTGTCGCTCAAAAAAAGTCGTTGA
- a CDS encoding transposase produces the protein MLSAIRHGGVVEDATVVEDRAMNGPTFLAYVEEDLVPALRAGDIVVMDNLAAHRVKGVREAIESAGCDLWYLPAYSPDLAPHWTLRSRSCGAR, from the coding sequence ATGCTGAGCGCGATCCGCCACGGAGGTGTGGTCGAAGACGCGACGGTGGTGGAGGATCGTGCGATGAACGGGCCGACGTTTTTGGCGTATGTGGAAGAGGATTTGGTGCCGGCGTTGCGTGCAGGCGACATCGTGGTGATGGACAACCTTGCGGCGCACCGGGTGAAGGGTGTGCGTGAAGCGATCGAAAGCGCGGGGTGTGACCTGTGGTATCTGCCGGCGTACTCGCCGGATCTGGCGCCCCACTGGACGCTCCGATCGAGAAGCTGTGGAGCAAGGTGA
- a CDS encoding ATPase, T2SS/T4P/T4SS family yields MWLKRVPSSDEQGTARAEVDALLAHAVERGASDLHLEPMAQGYELRHRIDGVLSTIRALSTEEGGSLVNRLMVAAQLLTYRRGVPQEGRLTVELDGMEAARDKLDLRLSVMPTTCGLRAVLRLPAELIQPRSIEALGLPDAVLAGLERFIGCESGMLILCGPAGSGKTTTTYALLEAIAQRCPGQSILSLEDPVERELAGVTQVEVQPFGELTFEKVLRSMLRQDPQVLAIGEVRDAETAKIAVGAALTGHRLATTLHASAPQRALVRLVEMGVEPYQVASAVAGVVSLRLLRRLSQTGDGYAGRVPVAEYLAVDGAVREALLGRADADTLRAAASSQPGWSTMRDHAARLVAEGVTDLTEVERVLGRGA; encoded by the coding sequence ATGTGGCTGAAACGAGTTCCTTCATCGGATGAGCAAGGTACCGCTCGGGCCGAGGTCGATGCGCTGCTGGCGCACGCGGTGGAGCGTGGCGCGTCGGACCTGCACTTGGAGCCGATGGCTCAGGGATACGAACTGCGTCACCGGATCGATGGGGTCTTGTCCACGATCCGAGCGCTCTCCACCGAGGAAGGCGGGTCGCTGGTGAACCGCTTGATGGTGGCGGCTCAGCTCTTGACCTACCGACGCGGCGTCCCGCAGGAAGGACGGCTGACGGTCGAGCTCGACGGCATGGAGGCGGCCCGCGACAAGCTGGACCTTCGGCTCTCCGTGATGCCCACCACGTGCGGGCTGCGCGCGGTGCTGCGACTCCCGGCCGAGCTGATCCAGCCGCGTTCGATCGAAGCGCTCGGCCTGCCGGACGCGGTGTTGGCGGGGCTTGAGCGATTCATCGGCTGCGAGAGTGGGATGCTGATCCTCTGTGGCCCGGCCGGCTCGGGGAAGACGACGACGACCTATGCCCTGCTCGAAGCGATCGCGCAGCGCTGTCCGGGGCAGAGCATCCTGTCGCTGGAAGACCCGGTCGAGCGGGAGCTGGCCGGGGTGACACAGGTGGAGGTGCAGCCGTTTGGCGAGCTGACGTTCGAGAAGGTGCTGCGGAGCATGCTGCGGCAGGACCCGCAGGTTTTGGCGATCGGCGAAGTGCGCGACGCGGAGACGGCGAAGATCGCGGTCGGCGCGGCGCTGACCGGGCACCGTCTGGCGACGACGCTGCACGCGTCGGCGCCGCAGCGTGCGCTGGTCCGGCTGGTCGAGATGGGCGTTGAGCCGTACCAGGTGGCCAGCGCGGTGGCGGGCGTGGTCTCGCTACGGTTGCTTCGTCGGTTGTCGCAGACGGGGGACGGCTACGCGGGCCGGGTGCCGGTGGCGGAGTATCTGGCGGTGGATGGCGCGGTGCGTGAAGCGCTGCTGGGCCGGGCGGATGCCGACACCCTGCGCGCCGCGGCGTCGTCCCAGCCGGGGTGGTCGACGATGCGAGACCACGCGGCCCGGCTGGTCGCCGAGGGCGTGACGGACCTCACCGAGGTCGAGCGCGTGCTGGGGCGCGGTGCGTGA
- a CDS encoding sigma-70 family RNA polymerase sigma factor, with protein sequence MPALTPTPDADLLARFREGEPDAFNQIVVRYGGLVFSCCLRVTGDAHRAEDLAQETFFRLSQRPDQVSRSLPAWLHTVATRVSIDALRRAKTRKRHERSAGHEAGRHAFSESAPPGVMGRPDEASWSEIAPKLDAALGELPEPSRDILVRHFLMGVPQRTLAGELGVSQATVSRRVNLALEQLRKRLGQRGVSMGAPAVLAMQLGLAPAHAAPAQLVQSAGGMSLMQTLAPVAGPAAAPLAFKIALCAVPVALVGAAAFMLVQWAAIKPQGPAAPTRAQVQQRQIDLMEYDAGHASHEDPEPHPNTQSLARFDTLILPATDEHGAFLTTTLVAIQRPAGNSEAELQAVFADGHVETLTQREAARLIEQQTGRTLAELLAEPHVAPAATRPSP encoded by the coding sequence ATGCCTGCACTGACTCCTACGCCCGACGCCGACCTGCTCGCCCGTTTCCGGGAGGGCGAGCCCGACGCGTTCAATCAGATCGTGGTGCGGTATGGGGGGCTGGTTTTTTCCTGCTGTCTGCGGGTGACTGGCGATGCGCACCGGGCCGAGGACTTGGCACAGGAAACCTTCTTCCGCCTGAGCCAGCGGCCCGATCAGGTCAGCCGTTCGCTGCCTGCCTGGCTGCACACGGTTGCGACCCGGGTCTCGATCGACGCCTTGCGCCGGGCCAAGACGCGGAAGCGGCACGAGCGCTCCGCCGGGCACGAAGCGGGTCGGCACGCCTTCTCCGAGTCGGCACCGCCGGGTGTCATGGGGCGGCCCGACGAGGCCTCGTGGTCGGAGATCGCACCGAAGCTGGACGCCGCATTAGGGGAGTTGCCCGAGCCATCACGCGACATCCTCGTGCGGCACTTCCTGATGGGCGTGCCCCAGCGGACGCTGGCAGGCGAGTTGGGTGTGTCGCAGGCGACCGTCTCGCGCCGGGTGAACCTTGCGCTCGAGCAGCTTCGCAAGCGGCTGGGGCAGCGCGGCGTTTCGATGGGTGCGCCGGCGGTGTTGGCGATGCAGCTCGGCCTCGCGCCTGCCCACGCAGCGCCGGCCCAACTCGTGCAGTCGGCCGGGGGCATGTCGCTTATGCAGACCCTCGCGCCCGTGGCAGGCCCGGCCGCTGCGCCGCTCGCTTTCAAAATCGCGCTGTGCGCCGTCCCCGTGGCGCTGGTCGGCGCGGCGGCTTTCATGCTCGTCCAGTGGGCGGCGATCAAGCCCCAGGGGCCCGCCGCCCCGACACGCGCACAGGTCCAACAGCGACAGATCGACTTGATGGAGTACGACGCCGGCCACGCTTCTCACGAAGACCCCGAGCCACACCCCAATACGCAATCTCTCGCCCGCTTCGATACCCTGATCCTGCCCGCGACCGACGAACACGGCGCATTCCTGACCACAACACTGGTCGCGATCCAGCGCCCTGCCGGCAACTCAGAGGCAGAACTCCAGGCGGTTTTTGCCGATGGCCATGTTGAAACCCTCACGCAGCGCGAAGCCGCGCGGCTTATCGAGCAGCAGACCGGCCGCACCCTCGCCGAGCTGCTCGCAGAACCGCACGTCGCCCCCGCCGCAACCCGTCCTTCACCCTGA
- a CDS encoding type II secretion system F family protein, producing the protein MPHATSYRFTAQTVGEEVGTAHRLSARPVSGAIDADNADAAQSSLAAMGLRVVSLEPSAGGGRSCAVRGSDFVAFNQQLAHLTEAGLPMEQGLSLIAQDLKRGRLKNTIEQVADELRSGKDLAAAFAAHKGAFPPLYGAILEAGVKTGNLPSVLMGLGQHLELLQRLRSAVWRAAAYPLVVLVGVLTMLGILGAVLVPQFKEIFDDFDTTLPLITEVIFALADAMPYLVGGLLVLAVLLAVGASALRTAGKGQALLDAILWLPLIGPAIRKNLLSRWCDALRLALHAGLDLPASLRLAAGTVGSRPLTRDTDTLIATLEAGQPIHLADNIGFIPPAVPAAIELAAHADDLPGMLHNLAAMYHQQAEARVAALQMVLGPLMLILVAAIIGITIWALFMPLVKLMQAVM; encoded by the coding sequence GTGCCGCACGCCACGAGCTACCGCTTCACGGCACAGACGGTCGGCGAGGAGGTCGGTACAGCCCATCGGTTATCCGCCAGGCCGGTGAGCGGCGCGATCGATGCGGACAATGCGGACGCGGCGCAGTCGTCGCTCGCGGCGATGGGGTTGCGGGTCGTGTCGCTGGAGCCGTCGGCCGGGGGTGGGCGATCGTGCGCGGTGCGTGGTTCGGACTTCGTCGCGTTTAACCAGCAGCTCGCACACCTGACCGAGGCGGGCCTCCCGATGGAGCAGGGGCTGTCGCTGATTGCGCAAGACCTGAAGCGGGGTCGGCTCAAGAACACGATCGAGCAGGTGGCGGACGAGCTGCGTTCGGGCAAGGACCTCGCCGCGGCGTTCGCCGCGCACAAGGGGGCGTTCCCGCCGCTGTACGGCGCAATCCTTGAGGCGGGGGTGAAGACGGGCAATCTCCCGTCGGTCCTCATGGGGCTTGGCCAACACCTTGAGCTGCTGCAGCGCCTGCGATCGGCGGTGTGGCGGGCGGCGGCCTACCCACTCGTGGTGCTGGTCGGGGTCTTGACGATGCTGGGGATCCTGGGCGCGGTGCTCGTCCCGCAGTTCAAAGAGATCTTCGACGATTTTGATACCACCCTGCCGCTGATCACGGAGGTGATCTTTGCATTGGCGGACGCGATGCCGTATCTGGTCGGCGGCCTGCTGGTGCTGGCGGTGCTGCTGGCGGTGGGTGCCTCGGCGCTACGCACGGCGGGGAAGGGGCAGGCGCTGCTGGACGCGATCCTCTGGTTGCCGCTCATCGGGCCGGCCATCCGAAAGAACCTGCTCAGCCGGTGGTGCGATGCGCTACGCCTGGCGCTGCATGCGGGGCTGGACCTGCCCGCGTCGCTCAGGCTTGCGGCGGGGACCGTCGGGTCGCGCCCGCTGACCCGCGACACCGACACCCTAATCGCCACCCTCGAAGCCGGCCAGCCGATCCACCTGGCGGATAACATCGGCTTCATACCGCCCGCCGTGCCGGCCGCGATCGAGCTCGCCGCGCACGCCGACGACCTGCCCGGCATGCTCCACAATCTCGCGGCGATGTACCATCAACAGGCCGAGGCCCGGGTCGCCGCGCTCCAGATGGTGCTGGGCCCGTTGATGCTCATCCTGGTCGCGGCGATCATCGGCATCACCATCTGGGCCTTGTTTATGCCCCTGGTCAAGCTCATGCAGGCGGTGATGTGA